One Amycolatopsis sp. NBC_00355 genomic window carries:
- the trmB gene encoding tRNA (guanosine(46)-N7)-methyltransferase TrmB produces the protein MRSVVSYVKRGGRMTVGQQRAWDELWPEVGRTVGELPAGTLDFGAWFGREAPVLVEIGSGMGETTSQLAAAAPELNYVAVEVYDPGLGQLMLRAEKLGVENLRLLHGDAVVLLTEHVEPGTLHGVRLFFPDPWPKKKHHKRRIVSPSFAALVASRLAPGGTFHMATDWENYAEQMLEVCSAEPALRNRYADEPGGWAPRPEWRPVTKFEQRADVDGRVSHDLIFEKR, from the coding sequence CTGCGCAGCGTGGTCAGTTACGTCAAACGCGGCGGCCGGATGACCGTCGGGCAGCAACGCGCGTGGGACGAGCTGTGGCCGGAAGTCGGCCGCACGGTGGGCGAACTGCCCGCCGGGACGCTGGACTTCGGCGCGTGGTTCGGCCGCGAGGCGCCGGTGCTCGTCGAGATCGGCTCCGGCATGGGCGAGACGACGTCGCAGCTGGCCGCCGCGGCGCCGGAGCTGAACTACGTCGCCGTCGAGGTCTACGACCCGGGCCTCGGCCAGCTGATGCTGCGCGCCGAAAAACTCGGCGTCGAGAACCTGCGGCTGCTGCACGGGGACGCCGTCGTGCTGCTCACCGAGCACGTCGAGCCCGGGACGCTGCACGGCGTCCGGCTGTTCTTCCCGGACCCGTGGCCGAAGAAGAAGCACCACAAGCGGCGGATCGTGTCGCCGTCGTTCGCCGCCCTCGTGGCGTCGCGGCTCGCGCCCGGCGGGACGTTCCACATGGCGACCGACTGGGAGAACTACGCCGAGCAGATGCTCGAGGTCTGCTCCGCCGAGCCCGCGCTGCGCAACCGGTACGCCGACGAGCCGGGCGGCTGGGCGCCGCGGCCGGAGTGGCGGCCGGTGACCAAGTTCGAACAGCGCGCCGACGTCGACGGCCGCGTCTCGCACGACCTGATCTTCGAGAAGCGTTAG
- a CDS encoding FtsX-like permease family protein, whose protein sequence is MNSLQIALRVLKVDRRTRTSAILTAVGVAVATGLVLLLATLPFATVHREQRALWQGDQFYSRTNDGPAKMAFAATKDYFDGKQIIRVDVALAPGATAAGIQLPAGVPQLPGPGETVVSPALGRLLQSNSAAQLGDRFGKPVGALGDDALRFPEQLVALTGHTPDAMPEASSQVSGFPSGQARPDGLLMLLSWVGIIVLLVPSLVLVASSARLTAARRERRLAALRLAGATPGQVTNMVAAETTLSAGIGALLGLLLSPALHGLASFVPWAGGTWQAADFVLPIGLTVFIVVAIPVLVVLAGVLGLRRVLKNPLFATGGHTKKPLRWWRLLALPAAGLFFLYAVSTSGDSGGIGMVMVGLFLLVGSAAIVGPWVTSAVGGTFVRIWRRPSSLLAGRRLRDDPKSAYRASAGIVLAVFAGSMALTLLPTFESMAGGGRSFQDSVLYVDTDGQHASRIVDQANGSLQKYGQSEKAVAVGQVYLVQGEGSHRNGHRALVMSCADAVKLTRFGLTAENCTGGPAVFGDSALDLAQYKIADNWEGPAVAVKSGTRAEAVHLPDSDLAGTSIIDPAALPDGLTPKYVTVVAPTTDANREIIRTALAGPAAGEEIGSRDQYLFNQQTELGDLRRVTVIGLIAAGVLAGCSAAVATAGSVMDRRRTFGALMAAGTPVRVLSRALRMEAALPALVATIGAGIVGVLVGVGLYSMVDPRGIVLSPWLLAPVVLGVGVALLGASVCTPALKRVQAEPLAEE, encoded by the coding sequence ATGAACTCGCTGCAGATCGCCCTGCGGGTGCTGAAGGTCGACCGGCGGACCCGGACGTCGGCGATCCTCACCGCGGTCGGGGTGGCCGTCGCGACCGGGCTGGTGCTGCTGCTGGCGACGCTGCCGTTCGCCACGGTGCACCGCGAGCAACGCGCCCTCTGGCAGGGCGACCAGTTCTACAGCCGCACCAACGACGGCCCGGCCAAGATGGCCTTCGCGGCGACGAAGGACTACTTCGACGGCAAGCAGATCATCCGCGTCGACGTCGCACTGGCGCCGGGCGCCACCGCGGCCGGCATCCAGCTGCCGGCGGGGGTGCCGCAGCTGCCGGGACCCGGCGAGACCGTCGTGTCGCCCGCGCTCGGCCGGCTGCTGCAGAGCAACTCGGCCGCGCAGCTCGGCGACCGGTTCGGCAAACCCGTCGGCGCGCTGGGCGACGACGCTCTGCGCTTCCCCGAACAGCTCGTCGCGCTGACCGGGCACACACCGGACGCGATGCCGGAGGCGTCGTCGCAGGTCTCGGGCTTCCCGAGCGGGCAAGCCCGGCCGGACGGCCTGCTGATGCTGCTGTCCTGGGTCGGCATCATCGTGCTGCTGGTGCCGAGCCTGGTGCTGGTCGCGTCGTCGGCGCGGCTGACGGCGGCCCGGCGGGAACGGCGGCTGGCCGCGCTCCGGCTGGCCGGCGCGACGCCGGGGCAGGTCACGAACATGGTGGCCGCCGAGACGACGTTGTCCGCGGGTATCGGCGCGCTGCTCGGCCTGCTGCTCAGCCCGGCGCTGCACGGCCTCGCGTCGTTCGTGCCGTGGGCGGGCGGCACCTGGCAGGCCGCGGACTTCGTGCTGCCGATCGGCTTGACGGTGTTCATCGTCGTGGCGATCCCGGTGCTCGTGGTGCTGGCCGGTGTCCTCGGCCTGCGTCGTGTGCTGAAGAACCCGCTGTTCGCCACCGGCGGCCACACCAAGAAGCCGTTGCGCTGGTGGCGGCTGCTGGCCCTGCCCGCGGCCGGGCTGTTCTTCCTCTACGCGGTGTCGACTTCGGGTGACTCCGGCGGCATCGGCATGGTCATGGTGGGGCTGTTCCTGCTGGTCGGCTCGGCCGCGATCGTCGGGCCGTGGGTGACGTCGGCAGTGGGCGGCACGTTCGTCCGGATCTGGCGGCGGCCGTCGTCGCTGCTCGCCGGACGTCGCCTGCGTGACGACCCGAAGAGCGCCTACCGCGCGTCCGCCGGGATCGTCCTCGCGGTGTTCGCCGGGTCGATGGCCCTGACGCTGCTGCCGACGTTCGAGTCGATGGCGGGCGGCGGCCGGTCCTTCCAGGACTCCGTGCTCTACGTCGACACCGACGGTCAGCACGCGAGCAGGATCGTCGACCAGGCCAACGGTTCGCTGCAGAAGTACGGTCAGTCCGAGAAGGCCGTCGCGGTCGGCCAGGTCTACCTGGTGCAGGGCGAGGGCTCGCACCGCAACGGCCACCGGGCGCTGGTGATGAGCTGCGCGGACGCGGTCAAGCTGACCCGGTTCGGGCTCACCGCGGAGAACTGCACGGGCGGTCCGGCCGTCTTCGGTGACTCGGCGCTCGACCTGGCGCAGTACAAGATCGCCGACAACTGGGAAGGGCCGGCCGTGGCCGTCAAGTCGGGGACGCGGGCGGAAGCCGTCCACCTGCCGGACTCCGACCTGGCCGGCACGTCGATCATCGACCCGGCCGCGCTGCCGGACGGCCTGACGCCGAAGTACGTCACCGTGGTCGCGCCGACCACCGACGCCAACCGCGAGATCATCCGGACGGCGCTGGCCGGGCCGGCCGCCGGCGAGGAGATCGGCAGCCGCGACCAGTACCTGTTCAACCAGCAGACCGAGCTCGGCGATCTGCGCCGGGTGACCGTGATCGGCCTGATCGCGGCCGGGGTCCTGGCCGGCTGCAGCGCCGCGGTCGCGACCGCGGGCTCGGTGATGGACCGCCGCCGCACCTTCGGGGCGCTGATGGCCGCCGGCACGCCGGTGCGGGTGCTCTCGAGGGCGTTGCGGATGGAAGCCGCGTTGCCCGCGCTGGTCGCCACCATCGGCGCGGGAATCGTCGGGGTACTCGTCGGTGTTGGGCTTTACAGCATGGTCGATCCACGCGGAATCGTGCTGAGTCCGTGGCTCCTGGCGCCGGTGGTGCTCGGGGTGGGCGTGGCCCTGCTCGGCGCGTCGGTCTGCACGCCCGCCCTCAAGCGGGTCCAGGCCGAGCCGCTGGCCGAGGAATAG
- a CDS encoding ABC transporter permease: MNLLAVERIKLFTTRSPWWCALITIVLSVGFAAILAGATEAGDSLTVSATQFGGTQFGIAVVMVLAALAVTTEYRFNTIRTTFQAVPHRSPALVAKATVVGLLALVIGEISAFGAWGLAKVMRPNDNLALATGQDWATVAGLGVVFAFSAVLAVAVGIMIRHSAGAIALLLIYALAVESLVQLIPKIGNHIHEWLPFNVANKFLVGSTPAGNGPMPSDSPLSPGWALAYFAGVSIVFLLIALGVAKKRDA, from the coding sequence ATGAACCTGCTCGCGGTCGAACGCATCAAGCTGTTCACCACCCGCTCGCCGTGGTGGTGCGCGCTCATCACCATCGTCCTGTCCGTCGGCTTCGCCGCCATCCTGGCCGGCGCGACCGAGGCCGGCGACTCACTGACCGTCTCGGCCACCCAGTTCGGTGGCACGCAGTTCGGCATCGCCGTCGTCATGGTGCTCGCCGCCCTCGCGGTGACCACCGAATACCGCTTCAACACCATCCGCACCACGTTCCAGGCGGTGCCGCACCGCTCGCCGGCGCTGGTCGCCAAGGCGACGGTCGTCGGGCTGCTCGCGCTGGTCATCGGCGAGATCTCGGCGTTCGGCGCGTGGGGCCTCGCGAAGGTGATGCGGCCGAACGACAACCTCGCCCTGGCCACCGGCCAGGACTGGGCCACCGTCGCCGGGCTCGGCGTGGTCTTCGCCTTCAGCGCGGTGCTCGCCGTCGCCGTCGGCATCATGATCCGGCACAGCGCCGGCGCGATCGCCCTGCTGCTCATCTACGCACTGGCCGTAGAGAGCCTGGTGCAGCTGATCCCGAAGATCGGCAACCACATCCACGAGTGGCTGCCGTTCAACGTGGCCAACAAGTTCCTCGTCGGCTCGACGCCGGCCGGAAACGGCCCCATGCCGTCGGACTCGCCGCTGAGCCCGGGCTGGGCGCTGGCCTACTTCGCCGGGGTTTCGATCGTGTTCCTGCTCATCGCACTCGGGGTGGCGAAGAAGCGGGACGCCTGA
- a CDS encoding SDR family oxidoreductase, whose amino-acid sequence MTDLPLALVTGASRGIGAAVAHQLAPTHRLLLGGRDADALATLAKELPGATPWPVDLTDPATLERAAADIASLDVLVHSAGVARLGRIEEASAEAWRENFEVNTLAVVELTRLLLPALRAANGHVVVINSGAGLNARPGWSPYAASKFAVRAFADALREEEPDIRVTSVYPGRTDTEMQQTIFKGEGREYDTSHLLKADSVATAVVTAISATPDAHLTELILRPR is encoded by the coding sequence ATGACGGATCTTCCCCTCGCCCTCGTCACCGGAGCCTCGCGCGGCATCGGCGCGGCGGTCGCCCACCAGCTCGCCCCGACTCACCGCCTCCTCCTCGGCGGCCGGGACGCGGATGCACTGGCCACACTGGCGAAGGAACTGCCGGGCGCGACGCCGTGGCCGGTCGACCTGACCGACCCGGCCACCCTCGAGCGGGCGGCCGCGGACATCGCGTCCCTGGACGTCCTGGTCCACTCGGCCGGCGTCGCCCGCCTGGGCCGGATCGAAGAGGCGTCCGCCGAAGCGTGGCGAGAGAACTTCGAGGTCAACACCCTCGCGGTGGTCGAGCTGACCCGCCTCCTGCTCCCGGCTCTCCGAGCGGCTAATGGCCACGTCGTGGTGATCAACTCGGGAGCGGGCCTGAACGCCCGCCCCGGCTGGTCCCCGTACGCGGCGAGCAAGTTCGCCGTCCGCGCCTTCGCCGACGCCCTCCGCGAGGAGGAACCGGACATCCGCGTGACGTCGGTCTACCCGGGCCGCACGGACACGGAGATGCAACAGACGATCTTCAAGGGCGAAGGCCGCGAGTACGACACGTCCCACCTGCTGAAGGCGGACTCGGTCGCGACCGCGGTGGTGACGGCGATATCGGCCACCCCGGACGCCCACCTGACCGAGCTCATCCTGCGCCCCCGCTGA
- a CDS encoding ABC transporter ATP-binding protein, whose amino-acid sequence MDPNTPQWTDGPVLSGRGLVKRYGAQHALAGIDIDIQPRDAVAIVGPSGSGKTSLLHVLAGILRADDGQIFLAGQRIDHLGEKKRSELRRTEFGFVFQSGMLVAELSAEENVALPSLLAGLGRKEAIDAGRQWLARLGLAGKEGRRPGELSGGEAQRVAIARALTHRPKVIFADEPTGALDTRTGRDTMDALLGAAHETGAAVIVVTHDRELAESMPKTVAIRDGLIATRLAA is encoded by the coding sequence GTGGACCCGAACACTCCACAGTGGACCGATGGCCCGGTGTTGTCCGGCCGTGGGCTGGTCAAGCGCTACGGCGCCCAGCACGCTCTGGCCGGCATCGACATCGACATCCAGCCGCGCGACGCGGTCGCCATCGTCGGGCCGTCCGGCTCGGGCAAGACGTCGCTGCTGCATGTGCTGGCCGGCATCCTCCGCGCCGACGACGGGCAGATCTTCCTGGCGGGGCAGCGGATCGACCACCTCGGCGAGAAGAAGCGCAGCGAGCTGCGCCGCACCGAGTTCGGTTTCGTCTTCCAGTCCGGGATGCTCGTCGCCGAGCTGTCGGCGGAGGAGAACGTCGCGCTGCCGTCGCTGCTGGCCGGCCTCGGCCGCAAGGAAGCCATCGACGCCGGCCGTCAGTGGCTCGCGCGGCTCGGCCTGGCCGGCAAGGAGGGCCGGCGTCCGGGCGAGCTCTCCGGCGGTGAGGCCCAGCGCGTCGCGATCGCCCGGGCGCTCACCCACCGGCCGAAGGTGATCTTCGCCGACGAGCCGACCGGCGCCCTCGACACGCGCACCGGCCGCGACACGATGGACGCCCTGCTCGGCGCCGCGCACGAGACGGGCGCCGCGGTGATCGTCGTGACCCACGACCGCGAGCTGGCCGAGTCGATGCCGAAGACCGTCGCCATCCGGGACGGCCTGATCGCCACGAGGCTCGCGGCATGA
- a CDS encoding response regulator transcription factor, whose translation MIRVLIADDQEMVRMGFRMILDAQDDIEVVADVADGVSAVSKARELRPDVCLLDIRMPGLDGLEVTRQLAGPDVTDPLKVVVVTTFDLDEYVHTALRNGASGFLLKDAGPALLIEAVRAADRGDALVSPQITVRLLKHFDGSGPAKPQVKPPSEPLTAREMDVVKAAARGMTNTEIGSELYLSLSTVKTHLASVQGKIGARNRVEIAAWAWRSGVVS comes from the coding sequence GTGATCCGGGTACTGATCGCCGACGACCAGGAGATGGTGCGGATGGGGTTCCGCATGATCCTGGACGCGCAGGACGACATCGAGGTCGTCGCCGACGTCGCGGACGGCGTCTCGGCGGTCTCGAAAGCCCGCGAGCTGCGCCCGGACGTCTGCCTGCTCGACATCCGCATGCCCGGCCTCGACGGTCTCGAGGTCACCCGGCAGCTGGCCGGCCCGGACGTCACCGACCCGCTGAAGGTAGTGGTGGTCACCACCTTCGACCTCGACGAGTACGTGCACACGGCGTTGCGCAACGGCGCGTCCGGATTTCTGCTGAAGGACGCCGGCCCGGCGCTGCTGATCGAAGCGGTCCGCGCGGCCGACCGCGGCGACGCGCTGGTGTCGCCGCAGATCACCGTCCGGCTGCTCAAGCACTTCGACGGGAGTGGCCCAGCGAAACCGCAGGTCAAGCCGCCTTCCGAGCCGCTGACCGCGCGTGAGATGGACGTCGTGAAGGCGGCCGCGCGTGGGATGACGAACACCGAGATCGGGTCGGAGCTCTACCTGTCGCTCTCGACGGTGAAGACGCACCTCGCGTCGGTGCAGGGCAAGATCGGCGCGCGGAACCGGGTGGAAATCGCGGCCTGGGCGTGGCGGAGCGGAGTCGTCTCGTAA
- a CDS encoding sensor histidine kinase, which produces MTAAPPPNTLYTRTAALVRRIGVPAAVLFAALLFDVVFTTQAALDEHGPRFVDFGLLPGIFAMVACALWAQKRAAVAGATGAAVLVFSTLFIHAFHIPPYSSVLPKVTITEVVAGELMLYYVTRRARAGVAFCVVSALTVGCLVAVFGRYESVGGIDSGAAYQAMLFGLLLLLGAVVPAIAARDRSPKGEPRARKLNRVSQLALGQWPLIGLLAFALLFEFGYTYSSTARGFPILFCSLVAAVIAVLSPRRPADAVLGIAGVLLLSAVVTPLLQLRSSYPMPGGVPFVQVIAGMGVVVNLTRARGLSASWPRVAVLSAVVALGAILNSNQPAGNLQTDPQTLSILAFAAALMLGISIAVGLMLRSRDSERTTVVQSAVSEAQTAERMALARELHDIVAHHVTGIVVQAQAARMMAERDPQIAVEAMGRIENAGVEALAAMRRLVRSMRGDAPAGSSEFSEQATTDLGADLRKLVEGANHGVPTSMHLDLPPDLPHEVGRSALRLVQESLTNVGKHASGATDAFVLAEVSGPELHLRVTDNGRERTQRPAGGSGGYGLVGMRERVALLKGRLSAGRGPDGGWRVEAWLPLAATEEAEGDE; this is translated from the coding sequence GTGACCGCCGCGCCTCCTCCGAACACGCTCTACACCCGCACCGCCGCCCTGGTGCGGCGCATCGGCGTGCCCGCGGCCGTGCTGTTCGCCGCGCTGCTGTTCGACGTCGTCTTCACGACGCAGGCCGCGCTCGACGAACACGGCCCGCGCTTCGTCGACTTCGGGCTGCTGCCCGGCATTTTCGCGATGGTGGCCTGCGCGCTCTGGGCCCAGAAGCGGGCCGCCGTCGCCGGTGCGACCGGCGCCGCCGTGCTGGTGTTCTCCACGCTCTTCATCCACGCGTTCCACATCCCGCCGTACTCGAGCGTGCTGCCGAAGGTGACGATCACCGAGGTCGTGGCGGGCGAGCTGATGCTCTACTACGTGACGCGCCGGGCGCGGGCGGGCGTGGCGTTCTGCGTGGTCAGCGCCCTGACCGTCGGGTGCCTGGTCGCGGTCTTCGGCCGCTACGAGAGTGTCGGCGGGATCGACAGCGGTGCGGCCTACCAGGCCATGCTGTTCGGCCTGCTCCTGCTCCTCGGGGCGGTGGTGCCCGCCATCGCGGCGCGGGATCGCAGCCCGAAGGGTGAGCCGCGGGCGCGCAAGCTCAACCGGGTCAGCCAGCTGGCGCTGGGGCAGTGGCCGCTGATCGGGCTGCTCGCCTTCGCCCTGCTCTTCGAGTTCGGCTACACCTACTCCAGCACCGCCCGCGGCTTCCCGATCCTGTTCTGCTCGCTCGTCGCGGCCGTCATCGCGGTGCTGTCGCCGCGGCGGCCCGCGGACGCGGTCCTCGGCATCGCCGGGGTCCTGCTGCTCTCCGCGGTCGTCACGCCGTTGCTGCAGTTGCGCAGCTCCTACCCGATGCCCGGCGGGGTGCCGTTCGTGCAGGTCATCGCCGGGATGGGCGTGGTCGTGAACCTGACCCGCGCCCGGGGGCTGAGCGCCTCGTGGCCACGGGTGGCCGTGCTGTCGGCCGTCGTCGCGCTCGGGGCGATCCTCAACTCGAACCAGCCCGCCGGCAACCTGCAGACCGACCCGCAAACGCTTTCGATCCTGGCCTTCGCCGCGGCGCTGATGCTGGGCATCTCGATCGCCGTCGGCCTGATGCTGCGATCCCGGGACTCCGAGCGCACGACGGTCGTCCAGTCGGCGGTGTCCGAGGCGCAGACCGCCGAGCGGATGGCGCTGGCCCGCGAGCTGCACGACATCGTCGCCCACCACGTCACCGGGATCGTGGTGCAGGCGCAGGCCGCGCGGATGATGGCCGAGCGGGACCCGCAGATCGCGGTCGAGGCGATGGGCCGGATCGAGAACGCCGGCGTCGAGGCGCTCGCGGCGATGCGGCGGCTGGTCCGCTCGATGCGCGGCGACGCGCCCGCCGGGTCGAGCGAGTTCAGCGAGCAGGCCACCACGGATCTCGGCGCCGACCTGCGGAAGCTGGTCGAGGGCGCCAACCACGGCGTGCCGACGTCGATGCACCTCGACCTGCCGCCGGACCTGCCGCACGAGGTCGGGCGCTCGGCGCTGCGGCTGGTGCAGGAGTCGCTGACGAACGTCGGCAAGCACGCCTCGGGCGCGACCGACGCGTTCGTGCTCGCCGAGGTGAGCGGCCCGGAGCTGCACCTGCGGGTGACCGACAACGGGCGCGAGCGCACGCAACGGCCGGCCGGGGGATCGGGCGGTTACGGTCTGGTCGGCATGCGCGAACGCGTCGCGCTGCTGAAGGGCCGGCTCTCGGCCGGGCGCGGCCCGGACGGCGGCTGGCGCGTCGAAGCTTGGCTGCCGCTGGCGGCCACCGAAGAAGCGGAAGGGGACGAGTGA
- a CDS encoding amidohydrolase family protein, which yields MQRRFHAPVVLPADPSCSLLRDAVVDVDTDGRISYCGPAATAPESAAPVTTLTGILLPGLINTHAHSPMTLLRGMGGDLPLLPWLNEIIWPAEAKLRPEDVRTGMLLGSVEMLRHGVTTSAEMYFEGEQLVDAVLTTGGRVLVAPPVMELPGLDWRAQLAAIERWIDTDGLRFGLGDRIELGYGPHSAYMLSEEGLRATAESAASRGALIQIHIAEAAAEDTDVRSSHGSVPALLAELGMLDGRVLAAHAIHLSDADIALFAAHGVGVGHCPGSNAKLASGIARIADLRAAGVAVGLGTDGPASNDDIDLWEELQLSAMFARLATGDSTVLTAADAFLLATRGGAAALGRDDIGALEPGRWADLVHVDLDDPAFACGLDVPDVQLLSNLVWAAGSRRVRDVWVAGEQVVTDGESTKVDRAKVQAGVADTAARLRA from the coding sequence ATGCAACGCCGTTTCCACGCTCCTGTCGTTCTCCCCGCCGACCCGTCCTGTTCACTCCTGCGCGACGCGGTCGTCGATGTCGACACCGATGGGCGAATTTCGTACTGCGGACCGGCGGCCACCGCCCCCGAGTCCGCCGCACCGGTCACCACCCTGACCGGCATCCTGCTGCCCGGCTTGATCAACACGCACGCGCACAGCCCGATGACGCTGCTGCGCGGCATGGGCGGCGACCTGCCGCTGCTGCCGTGGCTCAACGAGATCATCTGGCCCGCCGAGGCGAAGCTGCGGCCCGAGGACGTCCGCACCGGCATGTTGCTGGGCTCGGTCGAGATGCTGCGCCACGGCGTCACGACCAGCGCCGAGATGTACTTCGAAGGCGAGCAGCTGGTCGACGCGGTCCTCACGACGGGCGGCCGCGTGCTGGTCGCGCCGCCGGTGATGGAGCTGCCGGGACTCGACTGGCGCGCCCAGCTGGCCGCGATCGAGCGCTGGATCGACACCGACGGCCTGCGCTTCGGCCTGGGCGACCGCATCGAGCTCGGCTACGGTCCGCACTCGGCGTACATGCTGTCGGAAGAGGGTCTGCGCGCGACGGCGGAGTCGGCTGCTTCCCGTGGCGCGCTGATCCAGATCCACATCGCCGAGGCGGCCGCGGAAGACACGGACGTGCGTTCTTCGCACGGCTCGGTACCCGCGCTGCTGGCCGAGCTCGGCATGCTGGACGGCCGGGTGCTGGCGGCGCACGCGATCCACCTGTCGGACGCCGACATCGCGCTGTTCGCCGCCCACGGCGTGGGCGTGGGGCACTGCCCGGGTTCGAACGCGAAGCTCGCTTCGGGCATCGCGCGCATCGCGGACCTGCGCGCGGCCGGCGTGGCGGTCGGCCTCGGCACCGACGGCCCGGCGTCCAACGACGACATCGACCTGTGGGAAGAGCTGCAGCTCTCGGCGATGTTCGCCCGCCTCGCGACGGGCGACTCGACGGTGCTGACGGCGGCGGACGCGTTCCTGCTGGCCACCCGCGGTGGAGCAGCGGCGCTGGGCCGTGACGACATCGGCGCGCTGGAGCCGGGCCGCTGGGCCGACCTGGTGCACGTCGACCTGGACGACCCGGCGTTCGCGTGCGGCCTCGACGTCCCGGACGTCCAGCTGCTGTCGAACCTGGTCTGGGCGGCGGGATCGCGGCGGGTCCGCGACGTGTGGGTCGCGGGCGAGCAGGTGGTCACGGACGGCGAGTCGACGAAGGTGGACCGGGCGAAGGTGCAGGCCGGGGTGGCGGATACGGCGGCCCGGCTGCGGGCTTGA
- a CDS encoding ATP-binding cassette domain-containing protein, translating into MIEATALTKAYGDTTAVDQLSFTARSGRVTGFLGPNGAGKSTTMRLAVGLDTPDAGTVLIDGVPYRELKDPLTTVGTMLDAAWRHPGRGGRDHLRWLAATNGIPDRRVDQVLALVGLTSVGKTRAGRYSLGMLQRLGIAAALLGDPRVLLFDEPVNGLDPEGMAWIRQLLHSLAAEGRTVFVSSHLLPEMAQTAQDLVVIGRGRLIYQGTMDEFVARTSHHGVRVRTPHAAELRAALTGQVEFTEADGAFVVSGVDSDRIGQLAFDAGATLHELSPIAGSLEQAYLDLTREAVEFSASEVAQ; encoded by the coding sequence ATGATCGAAGCAACGGCACTGACCAAGGCGTACGGCGACACGACCGCCGTGGACCAGCTGAGCTTCACCGCGCGCTCCGGCCGCGTCACCGGCTTCCTCGGCCCGAACGGCGCCGGCAAGTCCACGACGATGCGGCTCGCCGTCGGCCTCGACACCCCGGACGCGGGGACCGTGCTCATCGACGGCGTCCCGTACCGCGAACTGAAGGACCCGCTGACGACGGTCGGCACGATGCTGGACGCCGCCTGGCGCCACCCCGGCCGCGGCGGCCGCGACCACCTGCGCTGGCTGGCCGCGACCAACGGCATCCCGGACCGGCGGGTCGACCAGGTGCTGGCGCTGGTCGGGCTGACGAGCGTCGGGAAGACGCGGGCCGGGCGGTATTCCCTCGGCATGCTGCAGCGGCTGGGGATCGCCGCCGCGCTGCTCGGCGACCCGCGGGTGCTGCTGTTCGACGAGCCGGTGAACGGCCTCGACCCCGAGGGCATGGCCTGGATCCGGCAGCTGCTGCACTCGCTGGCCGCCGAGGGCCGGACCGTGTTCGTGTCGAGCCACCTGCTGCCCGAGATGGCGCAGACCGCCCAGGACCTGGTGGTGATCGGCCGCGGCCGGCTGATCTACCAGGGCACGATGGACGAGTTCGTGGCGCGCACGAGCCACCACGGCGTGCGCGTGCGGACCCCGCACGCCGCTGAGCTGCGGGCCGCGCTCACCGGGCAGGTGGAGTTCACCGAAGCCGACGGCGCGTTCGTGGTGTCCGGAGTGGACAGTGACCGGATCGGGCAGCTCGCCTTCGACGCCGGCGCGACGCTGCACGAGCTGAGCCCGATCGCCGGCTCGCTGGAACAGGCCTACCTCGACCTCACCCGCGAGGCCGTCGAATTCTCCGCCTCGGAGGTCGCGCAGTGA